The window ACTCGACAACTACCAAGGAGGCGCTTCACCTAAACCTCTTGGCACGTGCTTTACACACACAGATAATCATGTAAACATGTAGTATTATGAATTCCTTTCCACAAATATATAAATTCATACTTTTGGTGTATATCATATCTTATGTCCTAATCACTTATATTCAATGATGAGAACATTGGTTATCGATGGGAGTGTCCCGACAAGGGGTTCACTCCGAGCATGCCAAATCTTGCGGCGCGGATTTGTGACTTGATGTGGCCATTTTAGTAATGACTTAGTCATTGACAGCCATCTGAGCATGGATCGAACGACGAGATCCACTCATGTGCGTTATATTGTTATTCACAACGATATAACGGTTTCACGGGTTAGAATCCACCACTTTCTTAACACTCGTACTTGCATCTTATGAAGGTATTATATTCTCTTAGAAGAAAGAGGTCTATCTAGTTTTGAAAATTGCTAAATAATAGCCACAAACAAGTTTCCAAAACCAAAAAGGTAACGGTAAAACGAGAAACATTCACCGGCCGTAAATGTTATTGTAGCTACGGATAGCATACACaaaatctatatttttttattaagAGCTGAAACATGATTTGAAATTAAAAGCATTATTTACGAAAATGCTAAATATTTGACATCAGATTTTTAGGCATGACAAATCTAATATTTTTATGGCAACAAGGGGTTGGCTGTGACCACAGAGAGAAGTGTTGGTACCTTTCTGCAAAACTGCCACGGTGTACTTCGTATGCGTGAGATGTAGATCCGATGGCTCGGTGAAGGATGGCAGACACATCATAATcaacaactcgtttttttatagaaGTGGAGATTTGTGATGTCGTGAAAATGGCAATTTCCTTCTGCAAGCATAACAATTCCTAACAAAAAAATCTGAACATGGCAAGGATTTGCCATGCTTGCTAAAAGAAATTTGTCATCATCGTGAGTTCGTGACAACATAGTCTTTCATCTTAGGCGTTCTATCTGTCATGCTAAAAATCTTATGATCAATTGTAGCGAAATCTTTATTTTAACTTCCGCCCCAAAAAAACTTTATTTGAACTGTATTTCTAAACGTTGTGTTGAGATTGTGCGTTTTGATAGTAAAGAAATTGATTCGTTCCTTGCTTACAAAGGATAGCTGTTTGGTACTAGTGGAGAAAATAGCTAGTGTACCAATCAAACTAGCGTGAATACAGAATAGGTCAGAAAAAAACATGAATGATGTTCTGAGTTCAACAATTAATCCATAATTTTTCAAGGGCTTTCAAAGTTCGGTCACTTATAGTCCATCTTCGTGCtgatattcagaaaattccagcagCAAGCATAGTTCAGCCCAAGCCAACACATAGACAATTTTGAGCAGTGGGCTTTCGTGCAGCCACGAACGTTCGCAAATGGCAGCCCACGACTATTGATATGACTGCTAATTATCTAATTCAGATCTTACGACTTGGCACTGACATCTTTGGGATCAAAGCTATTTAGCACTGAGGTGGTGCAGCAAAACAGAATCAAAGAGAACTATAAAACCTTGTGCCAAGGAGCTTCACAAACCGCAGAGTCAGAGACGTCGCAAAATGGCAAATCAGAGTCAGAGACGGCACAATATTTGAGCAAGTCAGAGATTTCTGACGTTCTTCCATTAAACATGCACATAACAAGATTAACCGACACCGCTACAGGAACATAACCGGACCACTACTAAGAACACTACGACATGGAATGGGTGGATCTAAGCCTTGGTGGTCTTCTTGGGGGACTTGGTCGCCTTCTTGGGAGACTTGGGCTCCTTGCCCTCCTTCTCCGCGGTCCTCTTGGGGAGCAGCACCGGGTTGATCTTGGGGATCACGCCGCCGTGCGCGATGGTGACGCCGGCCAGCAGCTTTCCGAGCTCCTCGTCGTTCCGGACGGCGAGCAGCAGGTGGCGCGGGATGATGCGGCTCTTCTTGTTGTCCTTGGCGGCGTTCCCGGCGAGCTCCAGAAGCTCGGCGGCGAGGTACTCGAGGACGGCGGCGAGGTATACGGGGGCGCCGGTGCCGACGCGCTGGGCGTAGCGGCCCTTCTTGAGGTAGCGCCCGATGCGGCCGACGGGGAACTGGAGCCCGGCCTTGACGGACCGCGTCACCGACTTCTTCCTGGGGCCGCCGGCCTTGCGCCCGGCCGCGCCCTTCTTCCCCTTCGCTGCAGCGCCTGAGGCCTCCATTGCTGACGACGGCGCTTTTGAAGAAGAGCTGGAAAGGGGCAGAGAGATTTGATGGTGGTGGATTGCGGGGTGGGTTGGTGAGAATGGAGCAGAGGAGGCAGAGTACTTAAACGGTGAGGGGAGACGGTGGTGGGGCCGTCGATCCGCGTGCTCGGGCGTTGGACGGTTGGATCCAGAGGGGAATGGACGGCCGCGATGGCCAAAATACCTTGCGCGTCGCGGATCGGTGAAtgaaaaaaagaaggagaaagtggTACTCCGGCGAAATTTGAGTGCGGCTTTGTTGGAGAGTTGCGCCAGGGATTTTTGTAAAGATGTCCAGCTCACTGATGAAACGACACTGTTAGATGGAAACTTACTGGATCAGGGAATTTTACTGTTAAATCCATGTACAATATGCTGAAAGCAGTCCAAGAGGATTTTCCCTTTGAGAAATTGTGGTTTATCAAGGTACCTCTGAAAATTAAAGTGTTCTTGTGGTTAATGTTTAAAAATAGCATTTCTCTGGTAGTGATAAGTGTAAATTTTGTAATTATAAAGGAAACAGTAAACCATCTTTTTTTGCACTGCTCTTTAGTTAGGTATGCTTGGAGTGTCGTTAAATGTGCTTTTGGAGTTAATATGAATGTTACTTCTGTTCGAGACTTAAGTGGATGGATAGTTGAGTTATCAACCAATCTGGATTTACATCAACAAAGTCTCAAGAAGAGCCTGACTTTAACAAAGTCATTAACGGCTCATGCCATGAGAAAAATACAGAAATATGCCTCACACTCGGTCTGTAAGCAGAGCACAAAATCGTGTAGTGTATAGCGTTTGTCGGTGACTCTAAATCAGTTCCACAACAAAATAAACAATACAGCGAAACACATATGAGAAATTTGAAATAACTTTAGGATAATGGATATCAAATGCTTGTCAATTTGGTCTCAACATGTTGTAAATCAACGCATACAAGTGACAAGAGGGTATACATTGTTGAGATATCCCCCATAAAAACATCATTCTCGCATTTGaatcttttgtactccctccggtcctttttagttcgcatataagatttgtttgaagtcaaacctcgtaaactttgaccaagtttatagaaaaaatacaaacatttagaatgtgaaatcaacaacattagatgcgTCATGACTTTACTTTCCATATTGTATAAATTTAGCATTATAAATgttaatattttttcatataaatatagtcaaactttaggaagtttgacttcagacaattcttatatgcagagtaaaaaagaccggagggagtatatacgAATTGTGACGCACACAAACAGCTAATCTATGTTTCGTGTAGCATTACACAAAGCCATGACATCTCAGATAGCTTCGAAATAATGGATATCCAGGACATGTTGGTTTGGCCTCAACATTCCCATATATTTGACAAGATGGTAGATGTTATAGTAACTTCCCCAACAATAAGAAAGGCCTTCTCCTTGCCGAAACTTTGATTAAAAAGATATTGAAGCAGACTGACAGTTTCCAAATTTGCAAGGGTGTGTTTCTTGTAGGATTACACAAGTCATGTCGTCTCAGATATAGCTTTGAAATAATGGTTATTTGGTACATGTCAGTTTGACCTCAACATATCGACAATCAACCCATATAGCATCATCACATATATTTTGAATGTTACGACTAACATTTGGCAATGTTGTTCATTCGCAGGGAGCAAAAACATTGTTATGGGCCATTTTGACGTCCTCATAGATGATATTTGGAGGGCCTGGTTATTTGACAAGCGATTGCCCAACAAGATTTGGGAAAACAAATTTGGACATCCAAAAAATGGAGCATTCAAATTTTTAGCGCTATTGATTTTTGGAAATTTCCTTTTTGGTAATTTGTTGAATTATAGTACAAGCAGCAGGGGGAAATGTGGCCCAAATTTTAATTTTTTATCTTTTGACAATATTGACCTATTGAGGTTTTAAACTTGTTAAACTTTAGAAGCTTTCCCTAGGCAAACAAGGTAGAGAACAAATATATGGATATGGGCCCCAcacaagagagagagggggggtgaaGGAGAGAGGCGTGGATAATACGAGTGTGTGGGCCTTGCTCGCATCTCATGCAACAACGCGCAATGCTAAATCACCGACATGCCTCGCCTGTTTTCAAAAAGCATGCATGTGTGGGCCACTTCTCCATCCCAACTATGCACTCGGCACTCGACAACTGCCAAGGAGTCGCTTCGCCAAAACCTCTCGGCACATGCTTTACACACAGATAATCCTGTAAACATGTAGTATTATGAATTCCTTTCCATAAATATATAAATATATACTCTAGGTGTATATCATACTTTATGTCCTAACCACTTATATTCAATGTTGAGAACATTGGTTATTGATAGGTGTGTCCCGACACGGGGTTCACTACGAGCATGCCAAATCTTACAACGCGGATTTGTGACTTCATGTGGCCATTTTAGTGGTGACTTAGTCATTGACAGCCATCTAATCTTGGATCGAAGGGCGAGGTCCACTCATGCGATGTTTATATTGTTATTCATAGCGATATAACGGTTTCACGGGTTGGAATCCACCACTTTCTTAATACCCTATACTTGCATCTTATGAAGGTATTATATTGTTCTCTTAGAAGAAAGAGGTCTATCTAGTTTTGAAAATTGCTAAATAATACCCACAAGCAAACTTTAGAAAACAAAAAGGTAACGGTAAAACGAGAAACATTCACCAGCCGTAATATTATTGTAGCTACGGATAGCATCCATAAAATCTACATTTTTTTATTAACAGCGGAAACGTGATAATTAATAGATTATCTATGAAAATGCTAAATATTTGACATCAAGATTTTTAGGCACGACCAATCTAATATTTTTATGGCAACAAGGGGTTGTCTATGAACATGGAGCGAAGTGCTGGTACCTTTCTGCAAAACTGCCACAGCTTACTTCGTATGCTTTAGATGTAGATTTGATGGCTGCCAGTGGAGGATGGCAGGCGCACCATTTTTTATagaagtagagaagtagagatttaTGATGTCGTGAAAATGGCAACTTCCTTTTGCAAGCATGACAAACAACAAATCTGAAAATGGCAACTTCCTTTTGCAAGCATGACAAACAACAAATTTGAACATGGCAAGGgtttgccaccgtcgacgacgagacgcctacggtgacttcgtaaatctcaagatgatatgccggctcagtctctcggaggtgctcatagggatagggtgtgcgtgtgtgcgttcataggggtgagtgtatgcacgtgtatatgagcgcttgtgtctgtactgatgctaaaaaaaaaggGTTTGACATGCTTGCTAAAAGAAATTTGTCATCCTTGTGACAACATAATTTTTCAAGCCTTGCTTACAAAAAATCTCAGGCGTTCCATTTGTAGCAAAATACTTATCTTAACTTCTGCACACAAAAAAAACATTAATAGAACTGTATTTCTAAACTTTGTGTTGAGATGGTGCGTTTTGATGGTAAGGAAATTGGTTCAAGCATTGCTTACAAAGGATAGCTGTTCTGAGTTCAACAATTACTCCATGCTTTTTCAAGGCCTTTCAAAGTTCGGTCACTTATAGTCCATCTTCGTGCTGATATTCAGAACTCCAGGAGCAATAGCTCAGCCCACGAACGACAGATACACAAAACCTAGAGCCATGTCTCCCTGTTATGCATACGTTCGCAAATGGCAGCCCACGATTTGATACCCCGCTGTCGACTGTTGATATGATTGCAAATTATCAAATTCAGAGGTTTTGAGACAGCAATGGCATATTTGGGATGAAAGTTATTTAGCATGATGCGCTGCAAATAAGGTGGAGCAGCAAAACTGAATCAAAGAGAACTGGAAAACCTTGTGGCAAGGAGATTCACAAACCACAAAGTCAAAGACAGCGCAATATCTGGGCAAATCAGGGAGTCAGACGCAGGGAAATTCGCAAAGAGTCAGACACGGCACAATATTTGCGCAACTCACAGAGAGTCAGAGACGCCGCAATTTTTGGGCAAATCAGAGAGTCATAAACGCCGCAATTTTTGGGCAAGTCAGAGAGATTTCTGACATTCTTCCATTAAACATGCACACAACAAGATAAAACAACACAACTACAGGAACACCACCGGACCACTACGAAGAACACTACGACAGTCTACGACATGGAACGCGTCGATTAAGCCTTGGTGGTCTTCTTGGGGGACTTGGTCGCTTTCTTGGGAGACTTGGGCTCCTTGCCCTCCTTCTCCGCGGTCCTCTTGGGGAGGAGCACCGGGTTGATCTTGGGGATCACGCCACCGTGCGCGATGGTGACGCCGGCCAGCAGCTTTCCGAGCTCCTCGTCGTTCCTGACGGCGAGCAGCAGGTGGCGCGGGATGATGCGGCTCTTCTTGTTGTCCTTGGCGGCGTTCCCGGCGAGCTCCAGCAGCTCGGCGGCG is drawn from Triticum dicoccoides isolate Atlit2015 ecotype Zavitan chromosome 4A, WEW_v2.0, whole genome shotgun sequence and contains these coding sequences:
- the LOC119285305 gene encoding histone H2A-like, with protein sequence MEASGAAAKGKKGAAGRKAGGPRKKSVTRSVKAGLQFPVGRIGRYLKKGRYAQRVGTGAPVYLAAVLEYLAAELLELAGNAAKDNKKSRIIPRHLLLAVRNDEELGKLLAGVTIAHGGVIPKINPVLLPKRTAEKEGKEPKSPKKATKSPKKTTKA
- the LOC119285306 gene encoding histone H2A-like — protein: MDVSGTGAGAKGKKGAAGRKAGGPRKKSVTRSVKAGLQFPVGRIGRYLKKGRYAQRVGTGAPVYLAAVLEYLAAELLELAGNAAKDNKKSRIIPRHLLLAVRNDEELGKLLAGVTIAHGGVIPKINPVLLPKRTAEKEGKEPKSPKKATKSPKKTTKA